A window from Cytobacillus sp. IB215665 encodes these proteins:
- the sdhA gene encoding succinate dehydrogenase flavoprotein subunit — translation MSNGKIIVVGGGLAGLMATIKAAEAGVAVDLFSLVPVKRSHSVCAQGGINGAVNTKGEGDSPWEHFDDTVYGGDFLANQPPVKAMCDAAPGIIHLLDRMGVMFNRTPEGLLDFRRFGGTQHHRTAFAGATTGQQLLYALDEQVRRHEVSGLVTKYEGWEFLGSVIDDDGTCRGIVGQDLKTMDIKSFKADAVILATGGPGIVFGKSTNSVINTGSAASIVYQQGVSYANGEFIQIHPTAIPGDDKLRLMSESARGEGGRVWTYKDGKPWYFLEEKYPAYGNLVPRDIATREIFHVCVDLKLGINGENMVYLDLSHKDPKELDVKLGGIIEIYEKFMGDDPRKLPMKIFPAVHYSMGGLWVDYNQMTNVPGLFAAGECDYSQHGANRLGANSLLSAIYGGMVAGPKAVEYINGLEKSAEDISSTLFESFEKQETDKWNNILNLDGNENAYILHKELGEWMTDNVTVVRHNDKLLKTDEKIQELIERFDNININDTAKWSNQGASFTRQLQNMLQLSRVVTIGAYNRNESRGAHYKPDFPDRNDEEWLKTTMAKFVDHKSAPEFSYEDVDVSLIEPRKRDYTKKKKGEK, via the coding sequence TTGAGTAACGGAAAAATCATTGTAGTCGGCGGTGGGCTAGCTGGCTTAATGGCAACAATTAAAGCTGCAGAAGCAGGAGTAGCGGTTGATCTATTTTCATTAGTACCAGTTAAACGTTCTCACTCTGTTTGTGCACAAGGTGGTATTAACGGTGCCGTAAATACAAAAGGTGAAGGAGATTCACCATGGGAGCATTTCGATGATACAGTCTATGGTGGAGACTTTCTAGCAAATCAGCCACCGGTAAAAGCAATGTGTGATGCAGCACCTGGTATTATACATTTATTAGATCGTATGGGCGTCATGTTTAACCGTACACCAGAAGGATTACTAGACTTCCGTCGATTTGGTGGAACACAGCATCATAGAACGGCATTTGCTGGTGCAACGACTGGTCAACAGCTGCTATATGCATTAGATGAGCAAGTTCGTCGCCACGAGGTGAGTGGGCTTGTAACGAAATATGAAGGTTGGGAATTTTTAGGATCTGTCATTGATGACGATGGGACTTGCCGTGGTATCGTCGGTCAAGATTTAAAAACAATGGACATTAAATCATTTAAAGCCGATGCAGTTATTTTAGCGACGGGTGGACCTGGAATCGTTTTTGGGAAGTCAACTAATTCAGTTATTAATACTGGATCAGCAGCGTCGATTGTTTATCAACAAGGTGTTAGTTACGCGAATGGTGAGTTTATTCAAATTCATCCAACAGCTATCCCTGGCGATGATAAGCTGAGACTGATGAGTGAATCAGCACGTGGCGAAGGTGGACGTGTATGGACGTATAAGGATGGAAAGCCATGGTATTTCCTTGAGGAAAAATACCCTGCATACGGAAATCTTGTTCCACGAGATATTGCAACACGTGAAATATTCCATGTTTGTGTTGATTTGAAACTAGGAATAAATGGAGAAAATATGGTCTATTTAGACCTATCACATAAAGATCCTAAAGAGCTTGATGTTAAGCTTGGTGGTATCATTGAAATTTACGAAAAATTTATGGGTGATGATCCACGTAAATTACCGATGAAGATATTCCCTGCTGTTCATTACTCAATGGGTGGTTTATGGGTTGATTATAATCAAATGACAAATGTACCTGGCCTATTTGCTGCAGGAGAATGTGATTATTCTCAACACGGTGCTAACCGCCTTGGTGCAAATTCATTACTGTCAGCAATTTATGGAGGTATGGTCGCTGGGCCAAAAGCTGTTGAATATATTAATGGTCTTGAGAAAAGTGCTGAAGATATATCCTCTACTTTATTTGAAAGCTTTGAGAAGCAAGAAACTGACAAATGGAATAATATTTTAAATCTTGATGGTAATGAAAATGCTTATATTCTTCATAAAGAACTTGGAGAATGGATGACCGATAATGTAACGGTTGTTAGGCACAATGATAAGCTACTAAAAACAGATGAAAAAATACAAGAACTTATCGAACGTTTTGATAATATTAATATTAATGATACAGCCAAATGGAGTAATCAAGGTGCATCATTTACTCGTCAACTTCAAAACATGCTACAATTATCACGTGTTGTAACGATTGGTGCATATAATCGAAACGAAAGTCGCGGTGCTCATTATAAGCCTGACTTCCCAGATCGTAATGATGAAGAATGGCTAAAAACAACGATGGCAAAGTTTGTTGATCATAAATCAGCACCAGAATTTAGTTACGAAGATGTTGATGTATCATTGATTGAACCACGTAAGCGTGATTATACGAAGAAAAAGAAGGGGGAGAAGTAA
- the sdhB gene encoding succinate dehydrogenase iron-sulfur subunit: MSEQKVVQFIITRQDEPDSSPYEQEFEIPYRPNMNVISALMEIRRNPVDKNGNKTAPINWDMNCLEEVCGACSMVINGKPQQSCTALVDKLEQPIRLQPMRTFPVVRDLQVDRSRMFDSLKKVKAWVPIDGTYDLGPGPRMPETKRQWAYELSKCMTCGVCLESCPNVNSKSNFIGPAPLSQVRLFNAHPTGAMNKGERLDALMGEGGLANCGNSQNCVQSCPKGIPLTTSIASLNRDTAIQSFKNFFGSDRV, translated from the coding sequence ATGAGTGAGCAAAAAGTCGTTCAATTTATTATTACACGACAAGATGAGCCTGATTCTTCCCCTTATGAACAAGAGTTTGAAATTCCATATCGACCGAACATGAATGTCATTTCAGCACTTATGGAAATTCGCAGAAATCCGGTTGATAAAAATGGTAATAAAACAGCTCCAATTAATTGGGATATGAACTGTTTAGAAGAAGTATGTGGTGCTTGCTCAATGGTCATAAATGGAAAGCCACAGCAATCATGTACAGCTTTAGTTGATAAATTAGAGCAGCCGATTAGATTACAGCCTATGAGAACATTCCCAGTCGTGCGTGATTTACAAGTTGATAGAAGTAGAATGTTTGATTCATTGAAAAAAGTTAAGGCTTGGGTTCCGATTGATGGAACGTACGATTTAGGACCTGGTCCACGTATGCCTGAAACAAAACGTCAATGGGCTTATGAACTATCAAAATGTATGACATGTGGTGTGTGCTTAGAGTCTTGTCCGAACGTTAACAGTAAATCAAACTTTATTGGACCTGCTCCACTTTCACAAGTTCGCTTGTTCAATGCACATCCAACAGGAGCAATGAACAAGGGCGAGCGTCTAGATGCACTTATGGGTGAAGGTGGTCTGGCGAATTGTGGGAATTCCCAAAACTGTGTCCAATCATGTCCAAAAGGAATTCCATTAACTACTTCAATTGCATCCTTAAATAGAGATACAGCTATTCAATCATTTAAGAATTTCTTCGGAAGTGATCGAGTTTAA
- a CDS encoding endonuclease/exonuclease/phosphatase family protein: protein MAIKVAKWLSYIILSIALIFIIFLIYVTVTDYKPAEKIPLTVNNQNGNMLRANEPFTMTTFNIGYAGLDKEQDFFLDGGKMSKSSSKEQTLINIEAITSYIEDKKSDIYLLQEVDTDSSRSNHINQVDHISKKLPDYSYTYGVNYKVPWVPVPILDPMGSANSGILTLSKYKIEQSTRFALAGKEDWPRQLFDLDRAFTENRIPIDNGKELILIHLHLSAYDEGGKVRKQQLQYLSQYLANEIQKENYLILGGDWNHVIPGTDPYLFETTEEWPDWLQEFPETFKPEGFQWVTDPKVPTSRTTQYPFREGVNFLAVIDGFLVSPNIEVINVSGDYLGYENSDHNPVTGEFILK, encoded by the coding sequence ATGGCAATAAAAGTCGCAAAATGGTTAAGTTATATCATTCTATCAATCGCACTAATATTTATCATTTTTTTGATTTATGTGACAGTTACAGATTATAAACCTGCAGAAAAAATTCCACTTACAGTTAATAACCAAAATGGAAATATGCTTAGGGCAAATGAACCTTTTACGATGACTACTTTTAATATTGGTTATGCAGGGTTAGATAAGGAGCAAGATTTCTTTCTAGACGGTGGAAAAATGTCAAAATCAAGTAGCAAAGAACAAACTTTGATAAATATAGAAGCGATAACGTCATACATAGAGGATAAAAAATCTGATATTTATTTATTACAAGAAGTTGATACTGATTCTTCACGTAGCAATCACATTAATCAAGTTGATCATATTTCAAAGAAATTACCTGATTATAGTTATACGTATGGTGTAAATTACAAAGTCCCTTGGGTACCAGTACCAATCCTAGATCCAATGGGATCAGCAAATAGTGGTATATTGACTTTATCTAAATACAAAATTGAACAAAGTACTAGATTTGCACTAGCTGGAAAAGAAGACTGGCCTAGACAATTATTTGATTTGGACCGTGCATTTACCGAAAATAGAATTCCTATCGACAATGGAAAAGAGCTGATTCTTATTCACCTACACTTATCAGCCTATGATGAAGGTGGGAAGGTGAGAAAACAGCAATTACAATATTTATCTCAATATTTAGCAAATGAGATACAAAAAGAAAACTATTTAATATTAGGTGGAGACTGGAATCATGTTATTCCTGGAACAGATCCTTATTTATTCGAAACAACAGAAGAGTGGCCTGATTGGCTGCAAGAATTCCCTGAAACATTTAAACCCGAGGGCTTCCAATGGGTAACAGATCCAAAGGTTCCAACTAGCCGCACAACCCAATATCCATTTAGAGAAGGAGTGAATTTCTTAGCTGTAATTGATGGCTTCTTAGTATCTCCAAATATTGAAGTTATAAATGTATCAGGAGATTACTTAGGGTATGAAAATAGTGATCATAACCCAGTGACCGGAGAATTTATTTTAAAATAG